TCAGAGCCAAAGGTCCAAATATAAATGGATCAGCAGACGTGTTGACTCAACTTGCCGCATGGGAATGGTCTTTTGATGGGAGTGGTTCGGTCGACGCTACGCTTGCATACACACCTACGGGCCAGGGCGTTCAAGGAACGCAGGTGCAATTTGTAACTGACGGACGACGCGTCCCCTCAGTTAGCGGCAACATGCCTCAGCTTCTGCAAAACCAAACTTGGACAACACAATGACACGGATTCTCGGGATTTGGAGAAGAGCCATTTCCGGCGTTATTGTTTCGGTTCTATTGTGCGGTGCCGGAAAAACCTCAGATATTTGGGTCGCTGACATCGAAGTCATTCGAATTGACGAGTCGACTCAACCCGCGGTCGCATTCTGCCAAACACATGCCCCCAAGCAGAAAATCATTGAGCTACCGATAAATCCAGGGTTGGAAGGATCTGGATTGCAGTGGCATTTCGAACCACCTCTCGAGGTAGGCGATAAGTTGGTTTGTTTCTTGCGAAAAGGGCAACGTAAACAATTAACACCTCACCCAATTTTCGAATTGGAATTGACATCCCTTTGGGGGCAGCGTGCCGTTCGAAAACGAGCGGGGATGCCCGAGACTGCGAACTTCCAGCATCTAAAAGAACTTGCCGGATTTGTCGAGGACACCACTGGAGAGAGTTTGACAAAGCACACAAACGGTATCCAGAATTCGAACCCAATGATCATAGCCTGGTCAGCGGACCAGTTGGTAGCGAGTCGTCATCCGGAGGCTGGTGGAGCAATCAAGCGATTGATCGATGGTAAGTGTTCAACAAGCACCCGAGCGGCGTCTGAGTTTGTTCTGATGAGCTTAGAGGATGAAGAATGGACAAAAGACCCTCGACGCGAGGAGAATTTTGTTCGTGCTGCAAAAGCAGTTGCCTCACAACGGGACGTGCCTCGATTGGCGATCTTTTTGTCCTATCAGGCGCAGAGAGGCCGACTTTCCTGGAAAGTTTTTTCGAAGACAGTTCGCGCGTTGGCTTTCAACGCACCGGAAGAGTTCCGTGAATTTGAAAAACATTGGATTCAGATCGGACGTTGGTACATCGTTAATGCTGAGACCGAAGAGCAACGGAGTGAAATTGAGAGTCAGCTGAAACGCTGGCAGTAGCTCAACTGGCTACGCGTGGCTTGCTGAACTGTCGATACTCCGCGAAGCCATGGAATACATCGGCGGCATTTGTCGCCCGGATCTTTTAGCGTCAGCTAGGACGTCGGTTCGAATTGGCCCCGCCCCAAACAAGAAGTCCAGATTGGGGGCGAACTGAATTGCATCTTGAAGATGGCAAGGGCCACAAAAAAGACTTCCGATAGTTTTCGATTGCCATTCTTTTTCACCGCGTATAAAGTGGGTTATACGCGGTTAAAAGGACACGCGAAAACTTTCCGGGTAGGCAATAGGAAGAACGAGAATGAACACCACGGACAGGATCCAAAAACGATTCGATGAACTGGCAACCGAAGGCGAAGCCATTCTTCAGTCAATGTCCAAGACGATCTCAAAAGTCCGGTCCGGTGGTGCCTCTTCACCGGGAATGTTCACCACCCCGGTGAAAGAACGGAATGTGACCAAATACAAGGTTGACGGATCCGCTGTCGTCGAATGGGAAACGAAAGCACTGTCGTTGCTATCACGCTGCCCGGGAAAATCATCCACCACTTTTGAACGGTTTAAAGAAGCCATTGCGGTTGTTGGCTCCAATCCCATCGCACGATTCAGCTCGAACCTTTCCATCTTTCGCGCAGCGAAAAGTGATTTCGAAGGTGGGTATTTGTTCGATCTTCGCAAGCTGATCCATGCCGAGGTTTTCGCCGACGAGTTAGACCTAGCTGGTCACTACCTCGAAAACGATGGCAAAACGGCTGCTGCTGTTGTGGCTGGAGTCGTGCTCGAAACAACGCTCCGGAAAATCGTTGCGGACAATGGCCTGACCGGATTCTCTTTGAGCCAGATGAATGACAACCTCCGCAAAGCAGACATCTACACCAAGATCATCTGGCGGCAAGTCAAAGCATGGGCAGACATCCGCAACGCGGCGGCCCATGGAAGTGCAGACCAAATCGATGCCGAAGATATTGAACGGATGATTGCCGGGATACGCGACTTCGTTGCCAAACACATGAGCTAAGGAGAGCCCCTTGAACAGAACTGATTTGATCACTTCACCAATCAATGCCTTGCCGCCGGCCTTCGGTGGTGCGTTGCCAACGGACTTGGTTGAGCTTCGGCCGATGATCGAAGGTGCATTTGAAGC
The genomic region above belongs to Rhodopirellula bahusiensis and contains:
- a CDS encoding DUF4145 domain-containing protein, with the translated sequence MNTTDRIQKRFDELATEGEAILQSMSKTISKVRSGGASSPGMFTTPVKERNVTKYKVDGSAVVEWETKALSLLSRCPGKSSTTFERFKEAIAVVGSNPIARFSSNLSIFRAAKSDFEGGYLFDLRKLIHAEVFADELDLAGHYLENDGKTAAAVVAGVVLETTLRKIVADNGLTGFSLSQMNDNLRKADIYTKIIWRQVKAWADIRNAAAHGSADQIDAEDIERMIAGIRDFVAKHMS